The Prevotella fusca JCM 17724 genome includes a window with the following:
- the pyrB gene encoding aspartate carbamoyltransferase, whose translation MEKHNFVNIQGLDREQLLYLIEMAQEFEKHPNRELLKGKVIATLFYEPSTRTRLSFETAANRLGARVIGFTDAKVSSVSKGETLKDTILMVSNYADAIVMRHYIEGAAQYASEVAPVPIINAGDGAHQHPSQCLLDLYTIYQTQGTLENLNIYLVGDLKYGRTVHSLLMAMRHFNPTFHFIAPKELTMPEEYKVYCREHNIRFEEHEDFTPEVIAHADIIYMTRVQKERFSDLMEYERVKNVYILRRDMLSQARPNMKILHPLPRVNEIAYDVDDSPHAYYIEQARNGLFAREAIFCHCLGISLEEVKNDKTFLI comes from the coding sequence ATGGAAAAGCATAACTTTGTGAATATTCAAGGGTTAGACCGTGAACAACTGCTCTACCTTATCGAGATGGCTCAAGAGTTTGAGAAGCATCCGAACCGTGAGTTGCTCAAGGGAAAGGTCATTGCAACGCTCTTCTATGAGCCTTCGACACGAACCCGCCTTAGTTTTGAAACTGCTGCCAACCGACTCGGTGCACGTGTTATAGGCTTTACCGATGCAAAGGTTTCGAGCGTCAGTAAGGGAGAAACACTGAAAGATACCATCCTTATGGTCTCTAATTATGCGGATGCCATCGTCATGCGACATTATATAGAAGGTGCAGCACAATATGCTTCCGAAGTGGCACCAGTACCAATTATCAATGCCGGAGACGGGGCGCACCAGCACCCTTCACAGTGCCTGCTTGATCTCTACACAATCTATCAGACACAGGGAACATTAGAGAACTTAAACATCTATCTTGTAGGTGACCTTAAATACGGCAGAACTGTCCACTCACTCCTTATGGCAATGCGACATTTCAACCCGACATTTCACTTTATTGCTCCGAAGGAACTAACTATGCCTGAGGAATATAAGGTTTACTGCCGCGAGCACAACATCCGCTTTGAAGAGCATGAAGATTTCACGCCGGAAGTGATTGCCCATGCAGACATAATTTATATGACACGCGTACAAAAGGAACGCTTCTCTGACCTGATGGAATATGAACGTGTAAAGAACGTCTATATCCTCCGTCGTGACATGTTGTCCCAGGCTCGCCCGAACATGAAAATTCTTCATCCGCTGCCACGTGTCAACGAGATTGCTTACGATGTTGATGACAGCCCACACGCTTACTATATCGAGCAGGCCCGTAATGGTCTCTTTGCTCGTGAAGCCATC